The Flammeovirga pectinis genomic interval TATTATTTTTAGCTTGTAGATATTGAACTTCCGATCCGATACCTTGTTTCCACAATTTATCTTGTTTTTCAAAAAGTACATTTGCTAATTCAAGACTTGTATTTAACTCATCAATTTGCTTTTGAACAAGTTCTACATCTAGCTTGGCTAAATATTGACCTCTTTTTACATAAGCACCTTCAGCAACATATCTTTTTAATAATCTACCTGTAGTTTCTGGAGCTACAACAACATTTCTGTTAGAAGTTACATCACCGGGAACATCTACAAAGTGATTAAAAGTTATAGGAGTTGCGTCATAAATTGTTACAGGCTTAAGCTGAATAACTTCTTCTTTTCCTGCGTTCATAACGCTAATCTCTTTCTCTAAAACAGTAATTTTTTGTTTATAATCAATTACTTTGGCTTGTTTTTGCTCAACGGTCTCTTTTTCTTCAGCACAAGAATTAAAGAGTGTTATTATAGCGAGTAGGCCTAAAAATTTATATTTAGATAGCATTTTTTTCAGTTTTTCAGATTAAATATTATTTCTCATTATTCATTTTAAGGATTTCTTCATCCTTAGCTTGGTCTTCAGCATCAACATAATCAAGTAAACGACCGTTTGCCTTCTCATAAGATAACTTAGCAATAAGTACTTCATATAAAGAAGAGAAATACTCATTTGCTGCTGTCGCAAAATCTTGAGATGATGTAGTAACCTCTATAGAAGAACCAACACCCTCTTTAAATTTAATCTGAGAGTTTGTATATACTTTATCAGACACTTGCATATTCTTCTCCTGAAGATTAAGCGTTGCCTTATTTGTTTCGTAAACTATTCTAGATTGCTCTTGTTCAATAGAAATTTGACGTTCTAAATCAATACGAGAGTTTTGAAGTTGCTGTCCTTTCAATTTCTTTTGTTGAATACGCTTATGTCTGTTTAAACCATCAAATAAAGAAACAGATAAAGAAACACCAATGTTTGCAAAGTCGCCTGTATTATCATATAAGGTTCCAAAACTAGTACTACCAGCATTCACACCGTAAGCACCAAAAGCATAAAGTTTAGGCCAATATTCTGCTTTAGTAGCTCTAATATCAAAATCATTTAATTTAATGTTCGTCATTAAAATAGAGTATTCAATTCTATTCTTGGCTTGTTCTAAATCTGTAGGCGTTACTATAAACTCTCTAAAGTCTTCTAGTTTCTCAGATAAAGTAATCGGTATATTGATATCCATACCCATTTGGAACTTTAATAGCTTTTCAGCAATAATATTCATTTGTTCCATTTGTGTTTGCTGAATTGTGATACTATTAAAATTCACCTCAATTCTATTTAACTCAATCTCTTCCACCATACCGGCTTCATACATTGCGTTAGTTTCGTTGTAGAGTGATTCTAAAATATCTTTATTTCTATTTACAAGTTCAAGATATTCTCTTTGCACAAGCACATAATAATAGGCTTTTGTTACACCTTCAGCAACGTCGATTTTCGATCTGATTAATTCTTTTGATGCAAGTTCATTATAAACTTTTGCAGCTTTAACACCAATAAAGAAAGTACCATCAAATAATAATTGATTTGCCTTAATTTGAGCATTTGAATTAAACTGAGTACCAAACTCAACTCCAACTGTTTGATCTGGATCACCATTTGGATCAAAAGCATTTCCAGGTAAATATGCTTTTTGTATTTTAAGGTTATCAATAAGTTGTCCCTCTAAATCTATTTGAGGTAAACCCATAGAAATTATCTCACCCACTTTAGCTTGTGAAATACCTTGTTCTAATACTGCATTCTTAATTGTTCCTGTATTTTGAAATGCATAATTAATACATTCCTGAATACTATATGCACCTTCTTGTGCATGAGCAGATAGATGGCTAATAGTTAGCAACGCCATCGCTGTAATCCACCTTAAGTTGATTCTCATAAAATTGTTGATTGATTATCTTGTTTATTAAATTCAGTTAGGTATTGGTCCAATAATTTGACACCATTTGGAGTTGCAATACCTCTTATAAAATGTTTGAAGAATTCTAGTTGAATTTTAGCCAATGGAAATTTATCATGCGGAAAATAGTCATGGTCAAATGCCGTTTCTACTTGCCACATACGCATGATAACTAAAAGCTCCACGTCAATATCTCTATAAAAAAGCTCTTCGGTACGTCCTTGCTTTATAATACTGATTAAAGTATCATGAAAACACCCCTTTTTATGGCATTCGTACTTAGACCACACTTCAGGGTAAAACTTTTTCATGTCCATAAAAGTCATGGGATTAACCATTCTTAGACGTTGATAGAAATAATAAAAAGTCTTTGCCAATTTAAAAACGGCATCTTTGTCTAGCTCATTTACCTCTTCCATATAGTTGATATCTTCTTCCATATGATAAGATAAAGTAGCTTCTACAAGCTCTTTTTTATTACTAAAAACTGTATATAATGTCTTTTTAGATACCCCAATTGCTTGAGAAATGTCTGACATTGTTACACGTTTTAAACCATTTACCTGAAATTGTTTGCGTGCTTCTTCAATTATGCGAATACGTAATTGATCTATTTCCAAGATTATTAAATAATGAGTTAGATGTAGATATATAAAAAGTTATAGACGAAATAAATGAGATAGATTTATTTACAAAAGCAAACGTACGGAAACCCGTAGTAATAAAAAAGTTTCCTAAGTTTTATTTTTACTAATTTTAAATTTCATCTTAAAAAAACGAAACACATAGGCGTTTACTATTTTCTTACTTTGATAAGACTGAGTAGTAAACTATAAAAGCTATGTTTTGTTAGTTGATAAAATAAAAAAGTCCTTATCAATGCTATTTCAACTTGATAAGGACTTCTCTTTATTTATTTGTAATTGATGTATCAATTGACTTCTTCTAACGATACTTTAGGTACTTCCATTACCTCTACCCACATTTTCAAATCTTCAATTGGTCTTTTTCTTCTATCAACTTTTTGATTTGATAAACTATCTATTATATATAACCCATCAATTACTTGCCCAAACACAGTATATTTTTGATCTAAGAAAGGTGCTCCTCCAACCGAAGTATATTTTGCTATTTCTTCTTTATTTAATCGGTCTACTAATTTCACCTTATATTTTTTCTCCATTAAAGGAATACATTTTTTCATTAACCTTTTCTGCCCTTGAACATCTTCCCTCTCGCTAAGCGTTGTATAAGCTACAGCTATATTTGCGTACTCAGGGTCTTCAATTAAAGCACTAAAATATTTATTTACTTTCCCATGGTCAGTTCTTGTTTCTAACAAGTCTTTTTTTCTATAAGCTCTTCCTTGTACTAAATAAAATTGCCCTGCATTAGATTCTAGGTTGGGGTTTACATTATCTCCTTTTCTAGCCATTGCTAAAGCTCCTTTCTGATGAAAATGGGTTTCAGTAATTTCTGCAGGTAATGTATAATCTAAACCTCCTTGTCCTAAACTCTCACCTTCAGACGCAAAACGAGAATCAGGGTCTCCACCTTGAATCATAAAGCCTTTAATTACACGGTGAAACAATAAGCTATCGTAATAATGTTGCTTTGCTAGTTTAATGAAATTTTCTTTATGGATGGGGGTATCATCAAATAAAATCACATCCATGGTACCGTACTTTGTATGTATTTTCACAAGGAAATCATCCCCTTCATGTTGTACCTTAGTCGTAACCGTTTTCTCTTGTTCCCAATCACCATTTCCACTACCGTTACATGAAAACAAGATAAAAGCTAACCCACACAGTATCAATAATGAAGGTGTTCTAGTTTTTTTGTATTTTTTTTGCACAATTATATACCAATTTGTGTTAAATTCACGTTTAATAAATAACAAGTACAAACTCACTTTCTAAATCGCACTTACAGTAAGTTATTTTTATGTTATTGTATTGTAAAGGTAAGGACTATATAATTGCTATACATAATCGACTCTACCTTGTTACATAAAAATAGAATCTTTGATACACCGATTTATTTATGCAAGTACTTAGACAATAAGAATAGGGACCAATAAGAATTAATCATGACGATGGCATTTACAAATGGCGTAGAGCAGCCAACGGTACAAAAAGCGATTGTGGTCGATGACAATGTTATCAATGCACATTACCTCAAGAAAATGTTAACTGATGAAGGACTAGAAATAACTGTAATATCAGATACTTCTCAACTTTTCAAATTATCAAATGAGGTTGCCGTTAAAATGGTGTTTCTAAACGAAGAGACATTAGGGGGACAAATGAATGAGACAATAGATAGATTGTCGCAAATAGCTGAGGATACCAACCATTCTATTACAATAGTTGGCACAACACCTTATAGCTTAGAAGGTGCACGTAAGAAATTGTTAAGTATGGGGGCTGCTTATGCTTTAAGCACGCCTATTTACAAAAATCATTTAGAAGAGATTATTAGAACTTCTACTAAAGAAAAAAATCCTTCCTAGTACACAATGTTCTAGAAAGGATCTTATTTTATTTTATAACCACTCTTTTTTAATTACAAAGAAGAGACTGGCATCTTACGGTCTACTTTTTTAACAAGACCTGATAATACTTTTCCTGGACCACACTCAATAAATTCTGTTACACCATCAGCAATCATTGCCTGAACAATTTGTGTCCAACGTACTGGTGCTGTTAACTGTGCAATTAAATTAGCTTTAATTGTTTCTGGGTCTGTTTGAGGCTTAGCATCTACATTTTGGTAGATTGGGCATTTTGGTGTATTTAATACTGTTTCTTCAATTGCCTTTTGTAATTCCTCTTTTGCAGGCTCCATAAATGGAGAATGGAATGCTCCGCCTACTGGTAAAGGTAGTGCTCTTTTTGCTCCAGCTTCTTTAGCTACTTCACACGCTTTCTCTATGCCTTCTTTAGAACCAGAGATCACTAACTGACCAGGACAGTTATAGTTTGCTGCTACTACTCCTTCTACGCTATCACATACTTTCTCTACGTCTTCATCAGAAAGACCTAAAATAGCAGCCATAGTAGATGGATTCATTTCACATGCTTTTTGCATAGCTGCAGCTCTTTTAGCTACTAATCTTAAAGCATCTTCAAAGTTTAATGCTCCACAAGCTACTAAAGCAGAAAACTCTCCTAAAGAATGACCTGCTACTACATCTGGAGTAAACTCATCTGCACATAAAGCAGTAATTACAGAATGTAAAAATACAGCTGGCTGAGTTACGTTTGTTTGTTTTAATTCGTCGGCTGTACCTTCGAACATCACATCTGTAATGCGGAAATCTAAAATTTCGTTCGCTTTTTCGAAAAGCTCTTTTGCTTTCTCATTAGAATCATACAGATCCTTACCCATTCCAACAAATTGTGCGCCTTGACCTGGGAATACATATGCTTTCATATTACTAATATCTTATGGTTTTATTGCTGTTCTAAACACAGCAAAGATAATTTAAAATTAAGTGGTAAGAAATAGACGGGTGTGATGATCTACCTCAATCTTTTACTAATTTTTAGGCAAAAAAAAAGCTCCAACATTTCTGTTGAAGCTTTGCTCCCCTTCTTGGACTCGAACCAAGGACCCTTTGATTAACAGTCAAATGCTCTAACCAGCTGAGCTAAAGGGGAATTTGAATTTGAAATATTTTTTTGCTCCCCTTCTTGGACTCGAACCAAGGACCCTTTGATTAACAGTCAAATGCTCTAACCAGCTGAGCTAAAGGGGAAGGAGATATTTCAAATTCGTTTTGCTTTTTAAGAGAGCGTTTTCCCTTTAAAGCGATGCAAAAGTAGGAGCATTTTTTGAATTTGCAAAATACTTTTCAAAAAAAAGTATCAATAAATTTTAATTACATTGATTTTCAAGCAGAAAAAGATCTAAAAAAGTTTATTTTTTATTTTTGATCTTCCCAATATCCATTAATATCTTCTATATAATCTAAGATATCTTTAACACCTTGGCGTGTTTCTGAAGAAGAAATAAATATTGGAGGACACTCTTCCCACTGCTTTTTTAACTCTCTTTTATAAATAGCAATATTTTTTGAGGCTTTACCCTGCCCTAATTTATCAGACTTTGTAAAAACAATAGAAAATGCCAATTCCTTTTCTCCCAACCAAGCCATAAATTCTAAATCATTTTTTTGTGGCTCATGACGAATATCAATCAGAACAAAAGTATTCATCAAATTTTCTCTTGATGCAATGTACTTTCTAATCATAGGCATAAACTTTTCGCGTGCAGTTTTACTGATTTGTGCGTATCCATAGCCGGGCAAATCACATAAATACCACTCATCATTAATAATAAAGTGATTTATTAATTGTGTTTTACCTGGTGTAGAAGAAGTTTTTGCTAATTTTTTCTGCCCTGTAATTGCGTTTATCAAAGAAGATTTACCAACATTTGACCTACCAATAAATGCATATTCCGGAACTTTTGGTTCTGGACATTTCTCTGCATCAGTATTACTCATTACAAAAACAGCTTCTTTAATTTTCATCTTTTTATATTTTTGATTCGAGAGCATTTTCTTGCTCAACGATAGAATTTCAAAGTTTTGAATCACAAAGTTAGAGAAAAGTGCTGTATTTCTGCTTTTTAACCCTTTAATAATGTTTATCAGATAGTTTATAACTTATTTTCTACCCTCTGATTTACCTTTCTTCTTCTCAATATTTTTAAACCATCTTGTAATTCAAGCCACTTCAGTCATCAAAATTCATAAATCTGATTACCTTTGTGCCAAACGCACGTCACCTTGTCGCTTCATTTTAGATGAAGAGGAAAGTCCGAGCATCAGAGAGCATCACACTTCCTAACGGGAAGGCGCTCATTTATGAGTGACAGAAAGTGCCACAGAAAATATACCGCCTTTCGGGGTAAGGGTGAAATGGTGGGGTAAGAGCCCACCGCGTCTATGGCGACATAGATGGCAGGGTAAACCTTGTGAGATGAAAGACCAAATAGGTCTTACCACCCTTCGGGGATGAAGTTGCTCGCTTCATAGCTTTTGCGGGTAAGATGGGTAGGTCGATGGAGCCTATGAGCAATTGTAGGCCTAGATAAATGACAGGGACCACGTACTTTTTCTTCGGGAATTGACCATGGAGGTACAGAACTCGGCTTATAGACGTGCGTTTTTTTCTTTTCCTTTCTGAGAGTAATCCTTCTCTCTACGCTAAATAACAGTCGTTTATTATTCTTAACTAAAGGCTAACCTTTCTATGGTTATCTTTGTCGGCATCATTATTAATCAAAATATTCTGTTCAAAATGAGAAATTTATTTGTCCTTGTGGCATTACTTTTTAGCACGATTCAGGTTCAGGCTCAAAAATTAAATTTTAAATCTGTCGACGACCTTTATCAATTTATGGACTACAATAACAGTCCTAAACAATTAGTAAGTGCACACAGAGGAGGACCTTACCCTGGATACCCTGAAAACTGTATTCCTACTTTTAATCATCTTACTAAAAATGTTTATGCACCAGTTATAGAATTGGATGTGGAAATGAGTAAAGATAGTGTGTTATTTTTAATGCACGATAATGAGTTAGGTAGAACAACTACGGGTAATGGATCTGTTAGAAATTACACTTGGAAAGAGTTACAGGATATCCGTTTAAAAGACGACGAAGGTACGCTAACAAAATACAAGTTCGATACATTTGATAAAGTCTTAAAATGGACAAAAAAAGGAAAAGCTATTCTTACAGTTGATGTAAAAAGAGGTGTACCTTTCGAAAAAATTGTTGCTGCAATCCATAAGGCACAAGTAGAAAAATATGCTGCAGTAATTACTTACAATTGGGAAGACGCTAAGTTGGTACACAAATTAGCTCCAGAATTAATGATTTCTGTAACAATTATGGATGATAAAGGATGGGAAGCTGCAAAAGCATCTGGTATTCCTTTTGATAGAATGATTGCTTTTACTGGAGTAAAATTAGCAGATAAATCACTTTTTGATAAATTACACAAAGAAGGTATTTATTGTATTTCTGCCACTTTCCATACTTCTGATAAAGAAACTGAAGTAGTAAAAAGACAAGCTGAATACAAAGCTGCGTGGGATTTAGGTGCTGATATTATTGCAACAGATTTACCTATTGAAGCCAACCAAGCTATCAAATAAATAAAAAGCTGTTCCGGGAGAAACTCTCGGAACAGCCTGCTTTAAAATTCACTCTTTTATTGTTCTAATTAAAAACTTTCAACTAATTATTGTAAGTAGACTTACCTGATTACAATTTTATTTCTTTTGTATATTTTACTCTAAAAACACTTCGAATGTTATTCTTTACTTTTTTTGAGATGTAGGGTTTTTATCTAATTTAAAACGATAGATGAGCTTCAATTAAAAACATTCAATTACTTCTTCAATTCCCCCTTCTTTTTTTACTTAAAATACTTTATTTGAAGTCCTAAACACAAAAACTGTGAGAAGTAAAATAACCTTACATTGTACTACTACTTATATATCTTATTAATTTACAATTACCTTATTTTTTGTTCGTTCTGAACCCGAAGAAATAACAACATAATACATACCTGTGGTGAGGTTATTAGGTAAACTCAACTGATATAAATAGGCTTCTGCTTCAATATCAATTAAGTGTTCTTCTTTTAAGATATTTCCATGCTGATCGTAAAGTTGAATTTCAATTTCTCGTTGGTAACTCATTAAGCCATTAATTACAATATTTGTAGCCTTTGCACTAGAAGATATATTATTTGGATATACCTTTGTCATCATTTTTTCTTGCTTGTAAAGTGAGGTTACTTTTAAAGGACCAAAAGATTCATTTACTCCATCAAAATCGTATTGAATAAGTTTATAATATGCAACATTTAATGGGTATTCATCTACATAAGCATAATCGATGGCATAATTACTATTTCCTCCTTCACTCTCAATTTTTGATAATAAATTCCAGTTCTTAGTATCTGTTGATCTCCAAATCTCAAAATGAGAATTATTTACTTCTGTAGCTGTTGTCCATTCTAATGCCACACTATTATCTTCTAAAGTGAATGCTTCAAAACTCACTAATGTAACTGGAAGGTCTTCTGAATTACTTGTAATTGTAACTTCGGGAATAGATAATACTCTTTGGTTAGAAGATGATAAATCTCGCTTTCTTCCTGCGGAACTTCCTTCTGCAACAAACTCTAGTTTAATTTTTCTTTCTGTATCAAAATAGGTTTGAATAGCACTTATTTTTTCAGGGTCTATTTTATCTTTATTTTGACTATTCTTATGGTATTTGGCCAACTCCTTTTTTACATCGTTATTCTTTATCTGCCATTTTATAGAATGTAGAGCATCTTCTAAATCTTTTAAACTATAAATTACTTTACCATTTAACTCGTTTACTTTTAATTCGTTCGATGTAAAACCTTCTGATGAGGCTACTCTAATTTCTTTTCCAAACCAACCTGTTGCTGCAGAAACTCTTATTCCTGTCATTATTGTAGTTGCAATTTCGTCTGAATCAAAATCTGAATGGGCAGATACACTATCTGATTTAAAGAAATCTGCTTGGTGGTTATTAGAAGAGTAAGTTATACTTAACGTTGAAGAAAAAGGGCCGTCTGGATCTATTCTATTTCCTACTAAAGTTTCTCCACTATTATCTATCTGGTATTCTTCAAAATCTCCAGAATCTATAATCGTTTGCACTTTTGCTATTTCAGGTATTACTCTATTATTATTGATCCATTTAACAAATAAACCAAAAAAAGGTACGGAGTACCACCCTTCTAAATCCACTTTAATAGCAGTTAATTCATCTACTCTATCCTGTAAAGCAGCTCCATCTACACTACTTGTAGAAACACTTCCTGAAGCATATAAATTATTATTAAAAGCTCCTGAAGCAAAGTTAATTGCGGCATTACCATTAATATGAAAAGCAGCACTTTCTGCAATGTTTAAAGAAGAATTCATCGATAGATTTACATCAGAAGCATCTCCAATAATCAAATTCCCTTTTAAAATAAATATCCCTCCATCTTCAATTGTGATTTTTGAATAGTTTTTCAATTCTAAATTTCCATTTACAGAAAATGCTGCTCCATTTTTAACAATAATTTCTACACCACAATATATATCACCACTCCAATCATCACCACTTAAAATTAACGTATTACCATCCATATCAATATGAACAGTAGTACCTGAATTTATCGTTAATGTTCTATTTTCTGATTTTGCTTTATAGGTCTCATCACTTCCATAAGATAAATAACAGCTTTCTGTAAAACTCTTATTCGAACTAATATTTCCAGGAGAAATACATTCAGCAAATCCATTTAGAGTAAATGAAAATAAGATAAAAAACAGTAAAAAGGGGGTATTAAGCTTCATGATAATAATTTTTGATGATAATTAGTTGTCAATCAATTTTGATTATAGCAGTTACTTCTACTACCTGTACATTTTCTAGCTTATAAGTGTTCACTATAAAAAAAACTTGACTGTAGGTTATCTCAAAAATGTAATGAAAGTACTGTATACAGAAATTACATACTCTAAAACTTACATACTATTATTCCCTCAAAATAAATTAATAGCTCTTAAATATCATTTAATATTACTTTTCTTGTAAATCATGGTATATACCTTACATAAAGCATAAAAAGGCTATCCTCTATAAAAGAAGATAGCCTTAGTGTTATATTCTACCGATAATTACCTGATTACAATTTTATTTCTTGCTATTTCTTTACCCGATTTCACTACAACATAATACATTCCCGAAGGTAGGTTTGAGGGTAAATCGAATGGTTTCACAAATGCTTCTGAAGCTAAATTACTACTTGCTTCTTTTAAGACTAAATGTCCTGATTTATTATAAACATTAATTTCTAAGTTATTTCCTATTGATAAACCTTCTACTAAAATTTGTACTTTCTGATCTCCTATAATATCATTAGGATAAATTTTAGAAGAAAAAGGTTGTCCTATTTCATTAGACAAGTTTACCTTAATTGGTCCGAAAATTTCAGCTACTCCATCAAAATCTACTTGATGTAATCTATAATATGCTTGTGGTAATGGCGACTCATCTATAAAATTATAATAAATAAGTACGTTCGAATTACCTGCCGCTTCTACTTGGCCTAATGTTTCCCAATTTTTATTATCTACAGAACGTTGCACCTCAAAATGAGAAGCATTTTGCTCTGAAGCTGTACCCCATTCTAAAAGTACAGTATTGTCTTCTGTTGCATTTGCTGTAAACTGTGTAAGTGCTACTGGGAGATCACCTGAGTTACCATTAACAGACACATCTGGCACAGACATCATTCTACTATTTGAATGGTGTCTACTATCCAATACATGCCCATTGTTATCATCGACAAATACTACCTGAATTGTTCTAGAAGAATCTGTAAAGTAAGAATAAATATCACTTAGTTTCTCTGCATCCATATCTTTTGATCTTAATAGAGAATCTTTTTCAGAACGATGGTATTTTCCTAATTCTGCTTTGATATCCGCATTATTTATTTTCCAAATAACAGAATGAATGACAGTTTCTAGTTGCGTTATAGATGTTATTGTCACATTTTCAACATTAGAAGTATCTAGTTCAGTACGGTCAAAACCTTGAAATAAAAATTGTATTTCTTTCCCATACCAACCAGAAGCTTTATCTATTTGTAAAGAATCTAATAATTTTGAGCAAAAACTTTCTGCCCCTTCAGTATAAACTCCATCCATATGTTGCTCCTTATTAAAGAAATCAATTGTAATTTCTGAAGTCTCTACACTAGATTTTTGGAAGGTAATTGAGGGAGTTCCGAAAGGGTCTGAGCCTACATTAGCAGTTGAAAAATTACCAGACTTACTTCTATTATCTAGTTCCTCTCCTATATAGATATTTGCAGAGTTTACACTAGAAGATCTTCCAAAATCTGCACTACCCGAAACTGCAATCATTCCTGAAGCTCCTACTTCAATAGAAATATTATTAGTATTAAAATCTGAGATAAATGTACCATCATAAGATTTTATATTTCCATTTATTATTAGAACTCCATCTATTTGTAAATCCGAATTTGTATTAATATATAAATCTCCTTGAATTGTCAATGTATCTCCTTCGTCAACTATAAGATTAATACCACTAGGATAATTTCCAAAAGAATCTTTTCCTCCTAAGGATAATTCTTTATTATTCATATTAAATATTACACTAATATTAGCTCCACCACTATTAACTTCTATCTTTCTATCACTACTGTTACTTTCTAATATTAAATCATTATTTATTGTACATTCTGTTGAAGTAGTGAAACTAGCATCTGAAGTAAAATTTGTCACTAAGTTTGAACATTGTCCATAACTTAATTGAGTAAGACTACATAATATTCCAAGCAACAAAAAGAGGTAAAAACGTTTCATAATATTCTAGGTTTAACAGTAGAGATGATAGTCAATTCATCTTTAGTTTTTTTATTTTAGCTACCATACTTAGATGGTTTAAGTTAGTTACGGTAAATATTGTAATGAGTTAATTTTAATAGTGAAGCAGAGCGTAGGTTTTAACAACAAAAACAGTTGAAATAGGTAATTATAATCCACTTCTTACGTTTTATCAAACTTGTATTATTTGAAGTGAATGAAGAATTTCATTGTACTTAACTAAGAAATGCAGCATTTTCTACTTTGGTAGTGTCTTTATCTTACATCATATAAAATAAAACATTTCTTGTATTTTTTTAAAAAGAAAGGGCAACCTATTGTTACATAGATTGCCCTCATATTTATATATTTTTAGTCTCGTTATTTCATCAATAACTTTTCTTTTACAATTTCTTTTCCAGACTGTACAACTACATAGTACATTCCTGTTCCTAATCTATCAGAAATATCTAAAGGCATTAATAACGATGACGAAGAAACTTGTTCTTGTTTATCTTCATAAACTAAGTGTCCGTGAGCGTTAAATATCTTAATAGAAAGGTCTCCTCCTTCTTGTATACCAATTGCTTGTAACTGAATTTTTTCTCCTTTATGAGCATGATTTGGCATTATCACAACTTTAAAGTTTTCTTCAACGCCATCTAATTTCACATATAAAGGACCAAAATATTCATTTGCTCCATCAAAATCTACTTGATGTAAACGGTAGAATGCTGTTGCTGTAGGTGCTTCATCTATAAACTCATATAAGATTGCTGCATTAGAATTACCTGCTGCTTGTACTGTACCTAACGTTTTCCAGTTTTTTCTATCTACTGAACGCTGAATATCGAAGTGAGAAGCATTTTGTTCCGAAGCTGTTTCCCATTCTAAAGCTACTGTGTTGTTTTCTATGAATGCTTCGAAGTAGGTTAGGGATACTGGGAGGTCTCCAGGTAGTGTTCCTGATTCTACAGATACTTCTTGTTCATGTTCACCTGCCATTACTCTAACATTTGCAGGAGTTTCATCTTCATCTACTATAGAAATAGTAATCTTTACATCTTGGTTGAAATAAGTAGACAATGTCAATTTATGAGCATCAGTAGCAAAACCACCATTATAAGCAGTCATTGCTGTTAAAACATCTCCTTGAAGTGTCCAAGTCATTGATTCTAAAGCTGACTTTAAACCTGTTAAACTTGAAATATCATGTTCATCATGAGATATTTCATCTACTAAGATATCTAAAATAGAACTAGTAATTTGTATTTTCTTATTTAATAAACTTAATGGATCTACTACATCTAAAACAGCTAAATCAGCTGATGTAAAAATTGATTCTGAAGTAACTGAATTTGTGAAGAAATCAGCAGCAGAAGCTGATGTTGGTAAAGTT includes:
- a CDS encoding T9SS type A sorting domain-containing protein — protein: MKRFYLFLLLGILCSLTQLSYGQCSNLVTNFTSDASFTTSTECTINNDLILESNSSDRKIEVNSGGANISVIFNMNNKELSLGGKDSFGNYPSGINLIVDEGDTLTIQGDLYINTNSDLQIDGVLIINGNIKSYDGTFISDFNTNNISIEVGASGMIAVSGSADFGRSSSVNSANIYIGEELDNRSKSGNFSTANVGSDPFGTPSITFQKSSVETSEITIDFFNKEQHMDGVYTEGAESFCSKLLDSLQIDKASGWYGKEIQFLFQGFDRTELDTSNVENVTITSITQLETVIHSVIWKINNADIKAELGKYHRSEKDSLLRSKDMDAEKLSDIYSYFTDSSRTIQVVFVDDNNGHVLDSRHHSNSRMMSVPDVSVNGNSGDLPVALTQFTANATEDNTVLLEWGTASEQNASHFEVQRSVDNKNWETLGQVEAAGNSNVLIYYNFIDESPLPQAYYRLHQVDFDGVAEIFGPIKVNLSNEIGQPFSSKIYPNDIIGDQKVQILVEGLSIGNNLEINVYNKSGHLVLKEASSNLASEAFVKPFDLPSNLPSGMYYVVVKSGKEIARNKIVIR
- a CDS encoding T9SS type A sorting domain-containing protein, which codes for MKLNTPFLLFFILFSFTLNGFAECISPGNISSNKSFTESCYLSYGSDETYKAKSENRTLTINSGTTVHIDMDGNTLILSGDDWSGDIYCGVEIIVKNGAAFSVNGNLELKNYSKITIEDGGIFILKGNLIIGDASDVNLSMNSSLNIAESAAFHINGNAAINFASGAFNNNLYASGSVSTSSVDGAALQDRVDELTAIKVDLEGWYSVPFFGLFVKWINNNRVIPEIAKVQTIIDSGDFEEYQIDNSGETLVGNRIDPDGPFSSTLSITYSSNNHQADFFKSDSVSAHSDFDSDEIATTIMTGIRVSAATGWFGKEIRVASSEGFTSNELKVNELNGKVIYSLKDLEDALHSIKWQIKNNDVKKELAKYHKNSQNKDKIDPEKISAIQTYFDTERKIKLEFVAEGSSAGRKRDLSSSNQRVLSIPEVTITSNSEDLPVTLVSFEAFTLEDNSVALEWTTATEVNNSHFEIWRSTDTKNWNLLSKIESEGGNSNYAIDYAYVDEYPLNVAYYKLIQYDFDGVNESFGPLKVTSLYKQEKMMTKVYPNNISSSAKATNIVINGLMSYQREIEIQLYDQHGNILKEEHLIDIEAEAYLYQLSLPNNLTTGMYYVVISSGSERTKNKVIVN
- a CDS encoding T9SS type A sorting domain-containing protein: MTKFYCNVFTVLILNFICLGNAFGQCDSPFFGTGTPDMTSDITITSDCEQFGDAFSGVLTASGDNRTWTVGNGSAGIIVTLDYPKVTLTGEENSNVTLYGVSLIIENNATLVITDDLEVHNLSSITVKDGGTLIIGGNLLTEGDEDSAEMSVSVTLNIEGSGEIHVGGNAILNYSGGDLLNPVRMYVSGTVTSYDIGGADTGGLEFWRGIISGIRFWANLIGGDVAFWDEIIASIDEAIDNINNNVGGFDNLPTSNNPGSPNPFDSNVEITLPTSASAADFFTNSVTSESIFTSADLAVLDVVDPLSLLNKKIQITSSILDILVDEISHDEHDISSLTGLKSALESMTWTLQGDVLTAMTAYNGGFATDAHKLTLSTYFNQDVKITISIVDEDETPANVRVMAGEHEQEVSVESGTLPGDLPVSLTYFEAFIENNTVALEWETASEQNASHFDIQRSVDRKNWKTLGTVQAAGNSNAAILYEFIDEAPTATAFYRLHQVDFDGANEYFGPLYVKLDGVEENFKVVIMPNHAHKGEKIQLQAIGIQEGGDLSIKIFNAHGHLVYEDKQEQVSSSSLLMPLDISDRLGTGMYYVVVQSGKEIVKEKLLMK